In the Gossypium arboreum isolate Shixiya-1 chromosome 10, ASM2569848v2, whole genome shotgun sequence genome, one interval contains:
- the LOC108489556 gene encoding uncharacterized protein LOC108489556: MALPISKQKSHSLQMEKQIIVDPISLRESISSSSSMGETSFNMMLPPIDAPQPDSAVPHPLLPPNPNFFTSTVLTPATSSPRFRSLLSWKNLKSRSHESPRQVDHEVVDDVRHHGQANDDGCRNSINFKCSGLCLFLPGLGKAKAVRPRMRETIGIENDHVTSTRVSLEKFECGSWASSTLIPDHHEDVDGDCVMNHYFDMPLELIQNLGNDADLPVSAAFVFHNKDIKAFSKYDSTPTAATGRKSYDSAHGFRFSTGRDYDESLFSRA, from the coding sequence ATGGCACTTCCCATTTCAAAGCAGAAAAGCCACAGCCTGCAAATGGAAAAACAGATAATTGTTGATCCCATATCCTTGAGAGAATCAATATCATCGTCATCATCCATGGGAGAAACAAGTTTCAACATGATGTTACCTCCCATCGACGCTCCTCAACCCGATTCCGCCGTCCCTCATCCCCTGCTCCCTCCCAACCCCAACTTCTTCACTTCTACCGTTCTAACGCCTGCAACCTCATCTCCTCGGTTCCGCTCACTTCTGTCGTGGAAGAACTTGAAAAGTCGAAGTCATGAATCTCCTCGACAGGTCGACCACGAGGTGGTTGATGACGTCCGTCACCATGGTCAAGCCAACGACGATGGTTGCCGAAACAGCATCAACTTCAAATGCAGTGGCCTCTGCTTGTTCCTTCCAGGATTGGGTAAAGCAAAGGCAGTGAGGCCAAGAATGAGAGAAACCATTGGCATTGAGAATGATCATGTGACATCAACAAGAGTTTCCCTGGAAAAATTCGAATGCGGGTCCTGGGCTTCATCAACTTTGATACCCGACCACCATGAAGATGTTGATGGAGACTGCGTCATGAATCACTACTTTGATATGCCATTGGAGTTGATCCAAAATCTCGGCAACGATGCCGATTTACCTGTTTCCGCTGCTTTTGTGTTCCATAATAAAGATATAAAAGCATTTTCGAAATATGATTCAACTCCCACAGCAGCAACAGGCAGGAAATCGTACGATTCAGCTCACGGTTTCAGGTTCTCTACGGGCAGAGATTACGATGAATCATTGTTCAGTCGagcttaa
- the LOC108489557 gene encoding phosphopantothenoylcysteine decarboxylase subunit VHS3: MAVTVSYVALTCAGETLASMFLSALVNTHLVALNSFTLLVANKPGIKGDHSQNQPKLKDADGEDNDDGNDDGDDGGGEFGDGEEELSSEGGDYGNNGNSEKNNPKKGLGDGATGAEQNGEDEDNEDGDGEDPEDEDEDDDEDDDDDDDGEDEDEEDVEEEENEDEEEEDEDEEALQPPKKRKK, from the exons ATGGCGGTTACGGTTAGTTACGTCGCGCTAACATGCGCCGGTGAAACTCTAGCTTCCATGTTCTTGTCGGCTCTTGTCAATACCCACCTTGTAGCTCTG AACTCCTTTACATTGCTGGTGGCTAACAAACCTGGAATCAAGGGTGACCATTCCCAAAACCAGCCTAAGCTGAAGGACGCCGATGGGGAAGATAATGATGACGGCAATGATGATGGCGATGATGGGGGTGGTGAGTTTGGAGATGGTGAAGAAGAGCTGTCCTCGGAAGGCGGGGATTATGGCAACAATGGTAATAGCGAGAAGAACAATCCAAAGAAAGGACTGGGAGATGGTGCGACCGGGGCAGAACAAAATGGAGAAGACGAAGACAATGAAGATGGAGATGGTGAAGACCCTGAGGATGAGGATGAGGATGACGACGAGGATGACGACGACGACGATGATGGAGAGGATGAGGATGAAGAGGatgttgaagaagaagaaaatgaagatgaggaagaagaagatgaagatgAGGAAGCCCTGCAGCCACCCAAGAAAAGGAAGAAGTAA